GGCGGATCCATCCGCACCGCATCGAGGAGGCCTACGAGCGCAGCCTCCAGGAGGTCGACGAGGTCTGCGCCAAGGCCGCCGAGGACGCCCTGCTCGAGGTCGGGATCGACGACCTGCACCCGGAGCTGAAGAAGCTGCTGGGCCGGCTGCGGTTCCGGACGTCCTATGGCCAGAACGTCCTGCTGCACCTGGTGGAGACCGCGCACATCGCCGGCGCCATCGCCGGTGAGCTGGGCATCCCGCCCGAGCTGGTCAAGCGCGGTGCGTTCCTGCACGACATCGGCAAGGCCGTCACGCACGAGGTGCAGGGCTCGCACGCGCAGATCGGGGCCCGGCTCGCCGAGCGCTACGGCGAGGCCCCGGAGGTCGTGCACGCCATCGAGGCGCACCACAACGAGGTCGCGCCACAGACCGTCGAGGCGGTGCTGACCCAGGCGTCGGACTCGTGCTCCGGCGGCCGGCCGGGCGCGCGCCGGGAGAGCGTCGAGGCGTACGTCGAGCGGCTGGAGCGGATCGAGAAGATCGCCGCACAGCGCGACGGGGTGGAGAAGGTGTTCGCGATGCAGGCCGGCCGCGAGGTCCGCATCATGGTGCGCCCGAGCGAGGTCGACGACGCGGGGGCGCACCAGCTCGCCAAGGACGTCGCGAGCCAGATCGAGGCCGAGCTGACCTACCCGGGACAGATCCGGGTGACGGTGGTCCGGGAGTCCCGAGCCAGCGAGGTGGCCCGCTGAGACCCGCGTCGCGCTAGCCGGTCGGGCAGTCGTCCGGGCGCGGGGGGATCGGCGCCACGATCCCCGACTTGCCCAGCGTCGACTCGAAGGCCGCCTTCCACACGCCCTGGTCGTACGCCTCGAGGATGGTCGCGCGCAGGAACCTGCACATCGCGATGTCGCCGTGCCGGTAGCCGATGCCGTAGCGCTGGGTCGTGAACGGCTCGCCCACGATGCTGAGGCTGTTCGGGTGCGCCTCAAGGAACCCCGCGAGGATCGCCCCGTCGGTCGACACCGCGTCGAGGTCGCCGGCGAGCAGCGCGTCCACGCAGGCGGCGTACGACGTGTAGGCCTTGGTGATCGCGCCGTGCGCGACGAGCGCCTTGTCGGACTCCGACGACGCGACCGAGCAGACCGTCTTGCCGTCGAGGTCCTTCAGGCCGGTGATCGGCGAGCCGTCGCGGACCATGATCTGCTGGCCGGTCACGTAGTACGGACCGATCTGGCCGACGACGGCGGCGCGCTCGTCGGTCATCGTGTAGGAGGCGATCACGAGGTCGACCTTGTTGCCGGTGAGCGCACCCTCGCGGTCGTAGGTGTCCATCGGGACCCACTGGATGCCCTGCTCGGGGATGCGCAGCTCGCCGGCGACGAACCTCGCCAGCTCGATCTCGAAGCCCTCCGGCGGCTGGCTGGCCGGTGCGCCCGGCGGCCGGTAGCCCAGGCCCGGGACGTCCGTCTTCACGCCGATGCGCACCGTACCGCCGGCGGAGAGCGCCGACATCGTGGTGCCGTCGGCGAA
This is a stretch of genomic DNA from Cumulibacter manganitolerans. It encodes these proteins:
- a CDS encoding glutamate ABC transporter substrate-binding protein, which gives rise to MRRALQAIAAAAIAALGACATPSTPPAATSDRPETFADGTTMSALSAGGTVRIGVKTDVPGLGYRPPGAPASQPPEGFEIELARFVAGELRIPEQGIQWVPMDTYDREGALTGNKVDLVIASYTMTDERAAVVGQIGPYYVTGQQIMVRDGSPITGLKDLDGKTVCSVASSESDKALVAHGAITKAYTSYAACVDALLAGDLDAVSTDGAILAGFLEAHPNSLSIVGEPFTTQRYGIGYRHGDIAMCRFLRATILEAYDQGVWKAAFESTLGKSGIVAPIPPRPDDCPTG